A stretch of the Lactuca sativa cultivar Salinas chromosome 9, Lsat_Salinas_v11, whole genome shotgun sequence genome encodes the following:
- the LOC111884546 gene encoding stress-related protein isoform X2 — MSHNDLPVSIQPEVEDEEESLKYLDIVQKTAENAVPYVSKAYDYAKDNSGTLKPSMETTEGTLKTVFDPAVDTFHDVPVNVLKFFDRVVETASGLAKTAYTEIEPTAKEMLVKYEPVAEEHAASAWQSVNKVPLFHGVANAVIPTAGYVSEKYNQTVQQTSEEGYKASSYLPLVPTEKIAKVFKAPDQEEEEEEEEEEKERVVHSGAEGAVHGD; from the exons ATGTCTCATAACGATCTACCGGTTTCTATTCAACCAGAG GTTGAGGACGAAGAAGAGAGCTTGAAGTACCTAGACATAGTGCAAAAAACAGCAGAAAATGCAGTTCCTTATGTATCAAAGGCCTATGATTACGCTAAGGACAACAGTGGGACCCTCAAACCTAGCATGGAGACAACAGAGGGTACTCTCAAGACTGTTTTTGACCCTGCTGTTGATACGTTTCATGATGTCCCTGTTAACGTCCTAAAGTTTTTCGATC GTGTGGTGGAAACGGCATCTGGACTCGCAAAAACTGCGTACACCGAGATAGAGCCGACTGCGAAAGAAATGTTAGTGAAATACGAGCCTGTTGCAGAGGAACATGCTGCTTCAGCTTGGCAATCTGTTAACAAGGTGCCACTCTTCCATGGTGTAGCTAACGCGGTTATACCAACAGCAGGTTACGTTTCTGAGAAGTATAACCAGACTGTGCAGCAAACAAGTGAGGAAGGGTACAAGGCTTCTTCATATCTTCCATTGGTGCCCACTGAAAAGATTGCCAAGGTATTCAAGGCTcctgatcaagaagaagaagaagaagaagaagaagaagaaaaagaacggGTGGTTCACAGTGGAGCCGAAGGAGCTGTGCACGGTGATTAA
- the LOC111884546 gene encoding stress-related protein isoform X1, with product MSHNDLPVSIQPEVEDEEESLKYLDIVQKTAENAVPYVSKAYDYAKDNSGTLKPSMETTEGTLKTVFDPAVDTFHDVPVNVLKFFDRKIAESVSKAKSISVASDTKNDVGVVETASGLAKTAYTEIEPTAKEMLVKYEPVAEEHAASAWQSVNKVPLFHGVANAVIPTAGYVSEKYNQTVQQTSEEGYKASSYLPLVPTEKIAKVFKAPDQEEEEEEEEEEKERVVHSGAEGAVHGD from the exons ATGTCTCATAACGATCTACCGGTTTCTATTCAACCAGAG GTTGAGGACGAAGAAGAGAGCTTGAAGTACCTAGACATAGTGCAAAAAACAGCAGAAAATGCAGTTCCTTATGTATCAAAGGCCTATGATTACGCTAAGGACAACAGTGGGACCCTCAAACCTAGCATGGAGACAACAGAGGGTACTCTCAAGACTGTTTTTGACCCTGCTGTTGATACGTTTCATGATGTCCCTGTTAACGTCCTAAAGTTTTTCGATCGTAAGATTGCCGAATCTGTTAGCAAAGCCAAGTCTATTAGTGTGGCTTCTGACACAAAGAATGACGTAGGTGTGGTGGAAACGGCATCTGGACTCGCAAAAACTGCGTACACCGAGATAGAGCCGACTGCGAAAGAAATGTTAGTGAAATACGAGCCTGTTGCAGAGGAACATGCTGCTTCAGCTTGGCAATCTGTTAACAAGGTGCCACTCTTCCATGGTGTAGCTAACGCGGTTATACCAACAGCAGGTTACGTTTCTGAGAAGTATAACCAGACTGTGCAGCAAACAAGTGAGGAAGGGTACAAGGCTTCTTCATATCTTCCATTGGTGCCCACTGAAAAGATTGCCAAGGTATTCAAGGCTcctgatcaagaagaagaagaagaagaagaagaagaagaaaaagaacggGTGGTTCACAGTGGAGCCGAAGGAGCTGTGCACGGTGATTAA